The following coding sequences lie in one Euhalothece natronophila Z-M001 genomic window:
- a CDS encoding photosystem II reaction center protein L has translation MVDRNQNPNKQPVELNRTSLYLGLLLVFVLGILFSSYFFN, from the coding sequence ATGGTAGATCGCAATCAAAACCCAAATAAGCAACCGGTTGAACTCAATCGGACTTCCCTTTATTTGGGATTATTACTGGTTTTTGTGTTGGGAATTCTGTTCTCAAGCTATTTCTTTAACTAA
- the stpA gene encoding glucosylglycerol 3-phosphatase encodes MQHSIHPLLQEITPSLNHEKLAMILSQQENVLLIQDLDGVCMELVKDPLNRTINPDYVQATKAFAGHFYVLTNGEHIGKRGVNGIIDRAFGDSHFVRENALYLPGLAAGGVQWQDRRGNIAHPGVTEQELTFLAQIPQRIKRQLEEFFTQHSTSLSATEIESGIEASILDNVASPTANLNTLYEALQNQPQVYLALQQTMRHLMETLLQEAEEQGLAESFFVHYAPNLGRDETGKEILRPVQDTDSGTTDFQFMLRGAIKEAGVLYLLNHYYYQRTGNYPLGKHFSVRHAPADYSQLRQLVHDSFDPDIMPIMVGVGDTVNSSVTYTNGKPEIRRGGSDRAFLQLIQDIHPQNLVVYIDSSGGEVKNRKAVEVETTPTGKQKVISGPCDPQDTTDPLQLDVIFPQGASQYTAFFRDVATRRLSVDALPLNQRL; translated from the coding sequence ATGCAACATTCCATCCATCCGCTTCTACAAGAAATCACTCCCTCTCTCAATCATGAGAAACTGGCAATGATTTTAAGCCAACAAGAGAATGTTCTCCTAATTCAGGATTTAGATGGGGTTTGTATGGAACTGGTAAAAGATCCCCTTAATCGCACAATTAATCCTGACTATGTACAGGCTACAAAAGCCTTTGCTGGTCATTTCTATGTTTTAACTAATGGGGAACATATTGGTAAACGGGGGGTAAATGGAATTATCGATCGCGCTTTTGGGGATAGTCATTTTGTGCGAGAAAATGCCCTTTATTTACCCGGTTTAGCGGCTGGTGGAGTACAATGGCAGGATCGACGGGGAAATATTGCTCATCCAGGAGTCACAGAACAAGAGTTAACGTTTTTAGCCCAAATTCCCCAACGGATTAAACGCCAATTAGAAGAGTTTTTTACTCAACATTCAACTTCCCTCTCAGCAACGGAAATAGAATCGGGAATTGAAGCCTCAATTTTAGATAATGTTGCTTCTCCCACAGCGAACTTAAATACGTTGTATGAAGCCTTACAAAATCAGCCACAGGTTTATTTGGCTTTACAGCAAACCATGAGACACTTAATGGAAACACTGCTACAAGAAGCCGAAGAACAAGGCTTAGCAGAGTCCTTCTTTGTTCATTATGCCCCCAATTTGGGACGGGATGAAACAGGAAAAGAGATTTTGCGTCCAGTTCAAGATACGGATTCGGGAACTACGGATTTCCAGTTTATGCTTCGTGGTGCAATTAAGGAAGCAGGGGTTTTATATCTCCTCAATCATTACTATTATCAACGCACTGGCAACTATCCTCTCGGAAAACATTTTAGTGTGCGTCATGCACCGGCGGACTATTCCCAATTACGACAATTAGTTCATGATTCTTTTGATCCTGATATTATGCCGATTATGGTTGGGGTGGGCGATACGGTTAATAGCAGTGTTACTTACACCAATGGTAAACCAGAAATCCGAAGAGGCGGCAGCGATCGCGCTTTTCTTCAATTAATCCAAGATATTCATCCCCAAAATCTTGTCGTTTATATTGATAGCAGTGGGGGAGAGGTGAAAAATCGTAAAGCTGTAGAAGTGGAAACCACGCCCACTGGAAAACAAAAGGTAATTTCTGGCCCCTGTGATCCCCAAGATACAACCGATCCCTTGCAATTAGATGTTATTTTCCCCCAAGGGGCTTCTCAATATACGGCTTTTTTCCGTGATGTAGCAACTCGTCGCCTGTCAGTTGACGCTCTCCCACTAAATCAGAGATTATAG
- a CDS encoding photosystem II reaction center protein J, which produces MSGDGRIPLWIVATIAGLGVIAVVGIFFYGAYAGVGSAV; this is translated from the coding sequence ATGTCTGGAGACGGAAGAATTCCACTTTGGATTGTTGCAACGATTGCTGGTTTAGGCGTAATTGCTGTGGTAGGGATATTTTTCTACGGGGCTTATGCTGGAGTTGGTTCTGCTGTGTAA
- the psbF gene encoding cytochrome b559 subunit beta, translating to MTTNRPNEPVSYPIFTVRWLAVHTLAVPTVFFLGAIAAMQFIQR from the coding sequence ATGACTACAAATCGTCCCAATGAACCAGTAAGTTATCCTATTTTTACTGTTCGCTGGCTAGCTGTTCATACCCTAGCAGTGCCCACAGTTTTCTTTCTGGGCGCGATCGCTGCGATGCAGTTTATCCAAAGATAG
- a CDS encoding RNA-guided endonuclease InsQ/TnpB family protein has translation MFVLEFKVKAKKAQTQAIDEAIRTTQFIRNKCIRYWMDNQGVNKYALNKLCKQLAEEFTWAKQLNSMARQSAAERAWSSINRFYDNCKKGIKGKKGYPQFQKNNRSVEYKTSGWKLDLNTRKHITFTDKKGIGRVKLVGTRDLHFYHPDEIKRVRLLRRADGYYCQFLINTEVKEQLEPTKRTIGLDVGLESFYTDSDGHKEPNPRFFREGEQKLKRLQRRLSKKQKGSSNRRKARQKLGKAHLRISRQRKEHALRLARCVVKSNDFIAYENLKVSNMVKNHCLAKSISDVGWYQFRVWLEYFAQKFGKVAVAVPPHYTSQECSNCGRIVKKSLSTRTHACQCGTKLDRDENAAINILREGLRTVGRTGTAGFEPDSKLVERPASTSVVSEQLGQADSSAGNLVSSS, from the coding sequence ATGTTTGTCTTAGAGTTTAAGGTCAAAGCCAAAAAAGCTCAAACTCAAGCCATTGACGAAGCAATTCGGACGACACAATTCATCCGAAATAAGTGCATTCGTTACTGGATGGACAATCAAGGCGTTAATAAATACGCTCTCAACAAACTCTGTAAACAATTGGCAGAAGAGTTTACTTGGGCTAAACAACTAAACTCTATGGCTAGACAGTCCGCTGCTGAACGGGCTTGGTCTTCAATTAATCGGTTCTACGATAACTGTAAGAAAGGAATTAAAGGAAAGAAAGGGTATCCTCAGTTCCAAAAAAACAACCGCAGTGTTGAATATAAAACATCTGGCTGGAAGCTCGACCTAAATACCCGAAAACATATAACTTTTACTGACAAAAAAGGCATTGGTCGGGTTAAGTTAGTTGGAACTAGAGACCTTCATTTCTACCATCCTGATGAAATTAAACGAGTACGGTTACTTCGCAGGGCTGACGGTTACTATTGTCAATTCCTGATTAATACAGAGGTAAAAGAACAACTAGAACCGACCAAGAGAACCATAGGATTAGATGTTGGTTTAGAATCCTTCTACACTGACTCTGATGGTCATAAAGAGCCTAATCCTCGTTTCTTTAGAGAGGGGGAACAGAAATTAAAACGGCTTCAACGCCGTCTTTCTAAGAAACAGAAAGGATCATCTAATCGCAGAAAAGCTAGACAGAAGTTAGGTAAAGCACATTTAAGAATAAGTAGGCAACGTAAAGAACACGCCTTGAGACTGGCGCGTTGCGTAGTGAAGTCTAACGACTTCATCGCCTATGAAAACTTAAAGGTGTCTAACATGGTTAAGAACCACTGTCTAGCTAAGTCAATCTCAGATGTTGGTTGGTATCAGTTCCGAGTGTGGTTAGAGTATTTTGCACAAAAGTTTGGGAAAGTAGCGGTGGCTGTTCCTCCTCACTACACTTCTCAAGAATGCTCTAATTGCGGTCGAATTGTGAAAAAGTCTCTATCAACTAGAACCCATGCTTGTCAGTGTGGGACTAAATTGGATAGAGATGAAAATGCCGCGATTAACATTCTGAGAGAAGGACTCCGTACAGTCGGGCGGACTGGAACGGCTGGCTTCGAGCCAGACTCAAAGCTTGTGGAGAGACCCGCTTCTACTTCAGTTGTTTCCGAACAATTGGGGCAAGCGGACTCGTCTGCTGGAAACCTAGTTTCTAGTAGTTAG
- the psbE gene encoding cytochrome b559 subunit alpha: protein MAGDTGERPFSDIITSVRYWVIHSITIPMLFIAGWLFVSTGLAYDAFGTPRPDEYFTQERQELPIISDRFKASEEVQEFNK, encoded by the coding sequence ATGGCAGGAGATACAGGAGAGCGTCCATTTTCTGATATTATTACCAGCGTTCGTTATTGGGTAATTCATAGCATTACTATCCCAATGCTATTTATTGCAGGTTGGCTTTTTGTCAGCACTGGCTTAGCTTATGATGCTTTTGGGACTCCTCGTCCCGACGAGTATTTTACGCAAGAACGGCAGGAATTACCCATTATCAGCGATCGCTTTAAGGCAAGCGAAGAAGTACAAGAATTTAATAAGTAG
- a CDS encoding DMT family transporter: protein MFPKQGRVLIILLLGVVGVSTAAIFIRLCLQVTGESGLGFSLFIAAVRLTFASVALLPVLINQFPIPVSRQGYQYAIGAGMTLMFHFAFWITSLSFTSIAASTTIVTTNPIWVTLLSWFWLKEKPTRFTILGIGISLLGGFCIAIGDAGSLSGGTNPLLGDALALLGAWSASFYLLLGKQAQASGLSIGHYSAIAYSTAAILLLPLPLFFGINYWGYPREVYVYLLGMALFSQVLGHTSFNWAVRFISPTFVTLALLFEPVSASILGFFVFGEVPSILVLIGAIILLTGSAIAILGADSQRNIN from the coding sequence ATGTTTCCGAAACAGGGACGAGTTTTAATTATTTTACTACTGGGAGTAGTTGGGGTTTCCACTGCTGCCATTTTTATTCGTCTTTGTCTGCAAGTTACGGGAGAAAGTGGACTCGGGTTTAGTTTGTTTATTGCGGCAGTACGATTAACTTTTGCCTCCGTAGCATTACTTCCTGTTTTAATTAATCAATTTCCAATTCCTGTTTCTCGTCAGGGCTATCAATACGCGATCGGTGCCGGAATGACTTTAATGTTTCATTTCGCTTTTTGGATTACCTCTCTCTCTTTTACCTCTATCGCGGCTTCTACTACGATTGTTACCACGAATCCAATTTGGGTAACTCTTTTATCTTGGTTTTGGCTAAAAGAAAAACCCACGCGCTTCACAATTTTAGGAATTGGAATTTCTTTATTAGGTGGATTTTGTATTGCGATTGGGGATGCTGGTAGCCTCTCTGGTGGTACGAATCCGCTATTAGGAGATGCTTTAGCTTTACTAGGGGCATGGTCGGCAAGTTTTTATCTATTATTAGGAAAACAAGCGCAAGCCTCAGGATTAAGTATTGGTCATTATAGCGCGATCGCGTATAGCACCGCTGCCATTTTATTATTACCTTTGCCCTTGTTTTTTGGGATTAATTACTGGGGATATCCCCGAGAAGTTTATGTTTATTTATTAGGAATGGCTCTGTTTTCGCAAGTTTTAGGGCATACTAGCTTTAATTGGGCGGTACGGTTTATTTCTCCTACTTTTGTCACCCTTGCCCTTTTATTTGAACCAGTGAGTGCTAGTATTCTAGGCTTTTTTGTCTTTGGAGAAGTTCCCAGTATTTTAGTCTTAATCGGCGCAATCATTTTATTAACAGGAAGCGCCATTGCGATTTTAGGGGCAGACTCTCAGCGTAATATAAATTAA
- a CDS encoding sucrose synthase, which translates to MSELLQAVVESQEKKDLRDFIDLLRRDGSHRYLLRNDILNAFSNFCEDHQKESDYSQTSALGRLIYYTQELILEYETLYLIVRPQIAKQESYRVFDDLSFEPLTIQELLDVRDRYVNHYHPEEGDVFEIDFQPFYDYSPIIKDSKNIGRGVDFLNRYMSSKLFQDPNQWLTAVYNFLSLHHYNGITLLINGRIRDQKQLSTQVKRALAFVSDLPQDKPYEDIRFELQDLGFEPGWGNTAGRIKESLEILDELIDSPDNQSLEAFLSRIPMIFRIVLVSVHGWFGQEGVLGRPDTGGQVVYVLDQARSLEKQLEEDIELAGLQGLGVKPKVLILSRLIPNNDGTRCNERLEKVYGTENAWILRVPFRERNPEITDNWISRFEIWPYLETYAIDAEKEICAEFEGKPDLIIGNYSDGNLVAFLLARRLNVTQFNVAHALEKSKYLFSNLYWQELEKTYHFSIQFTADLIAMNAAQCIISSTYQEIVGRPDSVGQYESYQNFTMPDLYHVVNGIELFSPKFNVVPPGVNENIYFPYSKTEDRIPSKIEQVEELLFYSNDESQVFGKLDNPEKRPLFSMARLDRIKNLTGLVECFGKSPQLQEHCNLILIAGKLSTSETTDSEERDEIEKMYRLIDEYNLHGKIRWLGVRLPKSDSGEVYRVIADHQGIFVQPALFEAFGLTILEAMISGLPTFGTQFGGPLEIIQDQVNGFYINPTKPEETGQKILDFVQKCEKQAEHWNRISEKAMERVYSSYTWKIHTTKLLSLARIYGFWNFTSKENREDMLRYIESLFYLIYKPRAQALLEKHKAQ; encoded by the coding sequence ATGTCTGAGTTACTACAAGCAGTTGTCGAAAGCCAAGAAAAAAAGGATTTACGAGACTTTATTGATCTCTTACGTCGTGACGGTTCTCATCGCTATTTACTACGCAATGATATCCTGAATGCTTTTTCAAACTTCTGTGAGGATCACCAAAAAGAATCAGATTATTCCCAGACATCAGCTTTGGGTCGCCTCATCTACTATACACAGGAACTCATTTTAGAATACGAAACGCTCTATTTAATCGTGCGGCCGCAAATTGCTAAACAAGAAAGTTATCGGGTTTTTGATGATCTTAGTTTTGAACCCCTAACTATCCAAGAATTACTAGATGTGCGCGATCGTTACGTCAACCATTATCACCCAGAAGAAGGGGATGTGTTTGAAATTGACTTTCAGCCTTTTTATGATTACTCTCCAATTATTAAAGACTCTAAAAACATTGGGCGTGGGGTAGATTTTCTCAACCGCTATATGTCCAGTAAACTATTCCAAGACCCCAACCAATGGCTAACAGCAGTTTATAACTTTCTCAGTCTTCATCACTACAATGGCATAACGCTTCTCATCAATGGGCGTATCCGTGACCAAAAGCAACTTTCAACGCAAGTCAAACGGGCCCTTGCTTTTGTTAGCGATCTTCCACAAGATAAACCTTATGAAGACATCCGCTTTGAGTTGCAAGATTTAGGGTTTGAACCAGGTTGGGGAAACACCGCGGGACGCATTAAAGAAAGCCTAGAAATTTTGGATGAACTAATTGATTCTCCTGATAATCAGAGTTTAGAGGCTTTCCTCTCTCGTATCCCGATGATCTTTAGAATTGTCCTTGTCTCCGTTCATGGTTGGTTTGGACAGGAGGGGGTTTTAGGACGACCTGATACTGGCGGTCAAGTGGTATATGTGTTAGATCAGGCAAGAAGTTTAGAAAAACAATTAGAAGAGGATATTGAATTAGCAGGATTACAAGGGTTAGGTGTCAAGCCCAAAGTTTTAATTCTCTCTCGATTAATTCCTAATAATGATGGAACACGCTGTAATGAACGTTTAGAAAAGGTTTATGGTACAGAAAATGCTTGGATACTGAGAGTGCCTTTCCGTGAACGAAATCCTGAGATTACTGATAATTGGATTTCTCGCTTTGAAATTTGGCCCTATTTAGAAACCTATGCCATTGATGCCGAAAAAGAAATTTGTGCTGAATTTGAAGGTAAACCTGATCTAATTATTGGAAATTATTCTGATGGCAATTTAGTTGCTTTTTTATTAGCCCGTCGCCTCAATGTAACGCAGTTTAATGTCGCTCATGCTTTAGAGAAATCAAAATACTTATTTAGTAATCTCTACTGGCAAGAATTAGAAAAAACTTACCACTTTTCCATTCAATTTACGGCTGATTTAATTGCCATGAATGCAGCGCAATGTATTATCAGCAGTACCTATCAAGAAATTGTGGGACGACCCGATAGTGTCGGGCAATATGAGTCTTATCAGAACTTTACTATGCCTGATTTATATCATGTGGTGAATGGTATTGAACTATTTTCACCTAAGTTTAATGTTGTTCCCCCAGGCGTAAATGAAAATATTTATTTCCCTTATAGTAAAACTGAAGATCGCATTCCGAGCAAAATTGAACAAGTTGAAGAATTGCTCTTCTATAGTAATGATGAATCGCAAGTTTTTGGGAAGTTAGATAATCCAGAAAAACGCCCTCTTTTCTCCATGGCGCGTTTAGACCGCATTAAAAATTTAACGGGTTTAGTGGAATGTTTTGGCAAATCGCCACAATTGCAGGAACACTGTAACCTAATTTTAATTGCAGGGAAACTGAGTACTTCAGAAACCACAGATAGCGAAGAACGAGACGAAATTGAGAAAATGTATCGTCTCATTGATGAATATAATCTTCATGGCAAAATCCGTTGGTTAGGAGTGCGGTTGCCAAAAAGTGATTCTGGGGAAGTTTATCGTGTTATTGCGGATCATCAGGGGATCTTTGTTCAGCCAGCTTTATTTGAGGCGTTTGGTTTAACGATTCTTGAAGCCATGATTTCAGGTTTACCCACATTTGGGACACAGTTTGGGGGCCCACTAGAGATTATTCAAGATCAAGTGAATGGCTTTTATATTAACCCCACTAAACCAGAGGAAACGGGACAAAAAATTCTCGATTTTGTGCAGAAATGTGAAAAACAAGCAGAACATTGGAACAGGATTTCAGAAAAAGCTATGGAACGAGTTTATAGCAGTTATACATGGAAAATTCATACCACAAAACTCCTCTCTTTAGCTCGAATTTACGGCTTTTGGAACTTTACTTCTAAGGAAAATCGGGAAGATATGTTGCGTTATATTGAATCGCTGTTTTATCTGATTTATAAGCCTCGCGCCCAGGCGTTGCTGGAAAAACATAAAGCTCAATAA